A portion of the Chryseobacterium tructae genome contains these proteins:
- a CDS encoding sensor histidine kinase, which produces MKTILKQINQNRYFLLFILLFAYVQSIHVRIAVRGKVDQYIFTPEAAVATLISACILFFVMDLFIQKWQRSLTFSGKEVFKIFSSSLLVYLLVMKAIGFLIALAFGTIERNFNRETFVFTAFSDLIDGFVYGSFFLAYRYYKKNVVYQKQVLLYEQALSDSKIDQLKTQLNPHFLFNNLNILDQLIEEDKYKASDFLNEFAEIYRYVLEASDKKLISVKEELIFAEKYFNLMQYKYGTAYTLHIDHGNIKGEIVPLSLQLLLENAVQHNLGSVSNPVLITICIGEKIAVTNNRISKRNFKRTSGRALNNLKEQYSVLTDQQLEILETETKFTAIIPIIPE; this is translated from the coding sequence ATGAAAACCATTTTAAAACAGATCAATCAAAACAGGTACTTCCTGCTGTTTATCCTTTTGTTTGCTTATGTACAGTCTATTCATGTCCGTATTGCTGTCAGAGGAAAGGTGGATCAATATATTTTCACTCCCGAAGCAGCCGTAGCGACCTTGATCAGTGCTTGTATTCTGTTTTTTGTGATGGATCTCTTTATTCAAAAGTGGCAAAGATCGTTAACCTTCAGTGGCAAAGAAGTTTTTAAGATCTTCAGTTCTTCATTGTTGGTTTATCTTTTGGTCATGAAGGCCATCGGCTTTTTAATTGCCTTGGCATTCGGCACTATTGAAAGAAATTTTAATAGGGAGACCTTTGTTTTTACCGCTTTTTCAGATCTTATAGATGGATTTGTGTATGGTAGTTTCTTCTTGGCTTACCGTTATTATAAGAAGAATGTAGTATATCAGAAACAGGTGTTACTTTATGAGCAGGCATTATCTGACAGTAAAATTGATCAGTTGAAAACGCAACTCAACCCTCATTTCCTATTCAATAACCTTAATATTTTGGATCAGCTGATAGAAGAGGATAAGTATAAAGCTTCTGATTTCCTGAATGAATTTGCAGAAATTTATCGATATGTATTGGAGGCTTCTGATAAAAAACTGATTTCTGTAAAAGAAGAACTAATATTTGCTGAAAAATATTTTAATCTGATGCAATATAAATATGGGACCGCATACACCCTTCATATAGATCATGGAAATATAAAAGGAGAAATAGTTCCGCTTTCTTTACAGTTGTTGCTGGAAAATGCCGTTCAGCATAATTTGGGAAGTGTATCCAATCCTGTTTTGATTACCATTTGTATCGGAGAAAAGATAGCTGTAACGAATAATAGAATTTCTAAACGAAACTTTAAAAGAACTTCAGGAAGAGCTTTAAATAATCTTAAGGAACAATATTCTGTGCTGACTGATCAGCAATTGGAAATTTTAGAAACAGAAACAAAATTCACCGCTATAATCCCTATAATCCCGGAATAA
- a CDS encoding LytR/AlgR family response regulator transcription factor, producing the protein MIKVVIIEDEIPARSKLKRFISELKSPVEVVAEIDTVETAISFLKSTNVDLIFSDIELLDGNAFEIYDQVNIRCPIIFTTAYNQFWMNAFETNGIEYLLKPFTQDRFKKAWDKFLLLRRSDAGEHHVLMKLQQMLSNSQQEKSYKKRFTISSHQGSYFLNTDDIAFFAAEEGIIFAIDISGKKHLLNESTLKDIEMLLNPSAFFRINRSELVQKQHVERIERYNKNTLALQLKGYKHHLLTSQGSTAAFRIWIED; encoded by the coding sequence ATGATAAAAGTTGTCATTATTGAGGATGAAATTCCTGCCAGAAGCAAACTAAAGCGTTTTATCAGTGAGTTGAAATCACCGGTAGAGGTGGTAGCAGAAATTGATACGGTAGAGACAGCCATTAGCTTTTTGAAAAGCACCAATGTAGACCTTATTTTTTCAGACATTGAGCTATTGGATGGGAATGCTTTTGAGATCTATGATCAGGTTAATATAAGGTGTCCGATTATTTTTACGACTGCATATAACCAATTCTGGATGAATGCTTTTGAAACTAATGGAATTGAATATCTTTTAAAACCTTTTACTCAGGATCGTTTCAAAAAAGCCTGGGATAAATTTTTATTGCTAAGAAGATCAGATGCTGGTGAACATCATGTATTAATGAAGCTTCAACAGATGCTAAGTAACAGTCAGCAGGAGAAAAGCTATAAGAAACGCTTTACGATTAGCTCCCATCAAGGAAGTTACTTTTTAAATACAGACGATATCGCATTTTTTGCAGCAGAGGAAGGAATAATTTTCGCTATTGATATTTCGGGTAAAAAACACTTGCTTAATGAATCTACATTGAAGGATATTGAAATGCTTCTCAATCCTTCAGCATTTTTCAGGATCAACCGTAGTGAGCTTGTACAAAAACAGCATGTTGAAAGAATAGAACGGTACAATAAAAACACACTAGCCCTTCAGTTGAAAGGTTATAAACATCATCTGCTTACAAGCCAGGGAAGTACTGCTGCTTTTCGAATCTGGATTGAAGACTAG